Proteins encoded by one window of Dreissena polymorpha isolate Duluth1 chromosome 11, UMN_Dpol_1.0, whole genome shotgun sequence:
- the LOC127850940 gene encoding integumentary mucin C.1-like: protein TTTTTTTTTTTTTTTTTTTTTTTTTITTTTTTTTTTTTTTTTTTTTTATSTSTTTTTATTTTTTTTTTTTTTTTTTTTTTTTSTITTTTTTTTTTTTTTTTTTTTTTTTTTTTTTTTTTTTTTTTTTTTTTTTTTTTTTTTTTAAAAAAATTTTTTTTTTTTTTTTTTTTTTTTTTTTNTTTTTTTTTTTTTTTTTTTTTAAAAATTNTTTSTTTTTTATISTTTTTTTTTTTTTTTTTTTTTTTTTTTTTTTTTTTTTTTTTTTTTTTTTTTTTTTTTTTTTTTTTTTTTTTTTTTTTTTT, encoded by the exons actactactactactactactactactactactactactactactactactactactactactactactactactattactactactactactactactactactactactacaactactacaactactactactactactgctacttctacttctactactactactactgctactactactactactactactactactactactactactactactactactactactactactactactacttctacta ttactactactactactactactactactactactactactactactactactactactactactactactactactactactactactactactactactactactactactactactactactactactactactactactactactactactactactactactactactactgctgctgctgctgctgctgctactactactactactactactactactactactactactactactactactactactactactactactactactactactactaa tactactactactactactactactactactactactactactactactactactactactactgctgctgctgctgctactactaatactactacttctactactactactactactgctactatttctactactactactactactactactactactactactactactactactactactactactactactactactactactactactactactactactactactactactactactactactactactactactactactactactactactactactactactactactactactactactactactactactactactactactactactactactactactactactactactactact